CCTTCCATCTCCTACATAGAACTTGATAGGAGAAGGCAAAGTCCCATATTGGCTCTGTTTCACCCTGGACTCTGTTACGAACACGTTCTGCCAGTTCATCCCCATAGTCCTCTGAGAGGAAGGCTAAGAGGAATATTTTTTCAAACTCCTCCCAGGTTGACACATGTTTACGGGCTATCTCCCACCAGTCTCTTGCTGTATCATAGAGAACACTGCGGAGGGTGGCAAGAACCTCCAAGTCAGTAAGGGGCCGGATAGAAAGAAAATCATTAACTTAGATAAGAAAAACAGTGGATCAACATCATCTTCTGGGCTGCCAAAAGTGGGGAAAAGAAGTTTGATAGGGAGGGAGCGCTCTAGAGGAGACATGACAGTGGCAGCGGGAGTTCTATTGTTTAACAGTATCTTCAGAGGGGCTTTTGTAGTGCTACCTGTTCCTATTCCCTTACTGGCCAAGCCAGTGGCAGAGGTAAAACCTAAGGGAGGTGCAGAAGATTTGTCCAGAAGGGAAAGTACTGTATTACCTCCTGGTGCAGCTCTTCCATTTGAAGGTCTGTGGCCTTCTGTGCTTTCCCCACCTCATTAACGGTGTCCTTTTGACTCTGTTCAATCAAAAATCGTAGTTCCCCTGTGAGAGAGTTCTTCATGTCCTCCATAACTTCCTTCAGATAAGAACACACTCCCTTCACAACAGAGGCTgactcctctgctctctgtgtttgttcCTCCTCAAGAAAGATCATGACTTGATGATGATTAGTTTCCATTTGTGTTTTGAACCGGTGCAGTTTCCCTTGAATATCCTGCTTCAGAGAATCTTGTAAATATTTCTGTCTCTGAACAATTTGTTTTCCTCCATTTGACAGGGAAGGTAGAGGGTAAGCATCCAACCTCCGCTGCACATCTGTCTGATGAGCCTCCACACATTCACTAAGTTTGCGAATGGCATTCTCCTGCATTGTCAAACTATGATTGGTGTGTGTCCATTGATGTTCCATTTGTCCAGTGATCACAGAGAcacctctcccattctctctggaCAGGGTAACAGGAAGGGTTTTAGGGTGGAGGGTTATGGTGGAGATGTTATAGGTGAGCCGGAAGCCTGGGGATTAGGGTCAGTGCTATCCAACTCCATTAGTCCATCGAGTCCTTCCACAATGAAAGAATCCTGACCATGATTACCATCAGGTGTATCGGTGTCCTGTCTGACCGTTcgatggtttgttggtttgtaTGTCAAAGCTTCGCAACAATGCATGAATGAATCCATTTGATATATCCAAACTGGTGGAGAGAGTGCTGAGTAAAGTGAAGGCTGTGAGGATCACGAGAGGCGGGcttgtttagatttttttgttcTTCTGAGGATCAGAGGGAGCGTGTTGCCTCTCACCCGGTTTGATAAGTTTGATGTGTCCTGTGTGCCTCTTCGGAACAGGGCATCCCTCAAGGGGGTAATATCTTGCAGTCATTAAAAATATTCCTGGAATGAATGATGCTCGTCAGATGAATCATGTGGTTGATGAAGAAAAAGTCTTCTTGTGTTTTTTAAATATGGAGTCTCTCATTACTCAAGTGCATTTGGGATATATAAACTACCAAGCCAGAACATGTTCCaagaccatcattgtaaagctttTGGATATGTTTCAAGTGTTTGCAGAATGGAGAAACCGAGATGTTCAAGTTTAGGAAAAGATCATATCATGTGTTTTAAAGTGATGAAAATGTGACATGTTGCAATTGTGGTGGTAACCATGAAGCCATGTCTTTGGAATGCCCAACAAGGGTGAAAGAGAATGAGGTTTCCAAAGTCAGGGCTGTTCAGAGTATTTCATATGCAGCTCCTGTTAAAAGGGTTGAGGATTCAAATGGTTCTCCTGAAGAGTCCATGGTGGTGGATAGGCCTTCACTGAAGGCTGCAGGGGGTTGCCCTTCAACAGCAGGACCCAGATATGTTCAAGGTTAAGCAGGTGGACTTTGTGGTATTTATAGCTATGTTGATTAATGGCACTCCCAAGGTGGAGAGACAGTCCAGGAAAATAGATATTGTGGATGTGGCGGAACGGTTCCTGGCTCTAAAAGAGTTCTCGGCGGAGGGGTTGCATGGAGTATTGTCAaaagccgtaccaccctctcaggtcatAGAGCCCGAGAAGAAAGATATGGAGATTTGAAGGAAGGAAGAAGTAGGGGTTTTTGTGTTGtcaatgtgtttttttgttttattttgggtTGATTAAGTTAGGTTTCCCTATCAcatatgtgatatatatatatttttttacccagTACAGCTTTTTGGTTTGTAGTGTGCCATAAAATGCACAGAAGAAGTTTGTTGCGAAACCCAGGCTGCCGTCCAAACCCTCAGCCCTTGAATAACGTTTTACATCATCACGTCTGAGTGTACCTTAAATGTCCCTTGCCCAAGCAATTAAAAaaaattaacatttatttaactaggtaagtcagttaaggacaaattcttatttacaatgacagcctaccccgggccaattgtgcgttgccctataggactcccaatcacagccggatgtgatgcagcctggattcaaaccagggactgcagcgacgcctcttgcactgagatgcagtgccttagaccactgcaccactgggGAGCCCTTAGAGCAAGGGAGAGTGGTGATCAGAGCGGCAAAGTCCTTGGTGGAAATCTTGGAAATTGAGCTTAAAAACAACCAACTTAAAGCTATGAATGTACCTAGCAAGCTAACGTAGCTAGCTTGCACTCGTGCCAGACAACTAGCTACAGTTACCCATAGCTGGCTAGATAGTTTTTTAGTTTGGTCGTTTATTCCAATACATTTTAGTATTCCTAAAAGCTAGCTACGTTGATAAAATGTGACACTTCGCGGCCACTGGAGTATGACGCTTAACTACCGTTTGCATTGAATTGTGGGTCATATCAACCATAAGTAGTCTACATTCGTCACTCGCTCCCTTGATCTAAATCGAGGGCAGAGGGGGCAAAGTAGTGAATTGGACCTTCATTTTAGATGGAAATCAAACTGCATCCGGTTTCAACGGGGAATCCCCTAAATGAAAGGGAAGAAATAACTTGTTTGGACTGCAGCACccgacttttattttgaaaattcAGGGGTTAGCGAAAGTCGTGGCACAGGATGTTGTCATTTTTTGGTCTGTTTTTTTCCTATTCAGTTCTAGCTAGCTAATGTGTTAATAAAATTAGCTAGACAGTTAGCTTAACTAGATACAAATACATTGTTAACATGGATCGGCCAGAAGTAACGTTTTCTTTAGCCTACATAGTATTAGCGTTTTGCTTTGTATTCACACCAAATGAATTTCGATCAGCTGGTTTCACCGTGCAAAATCTGTTTTCAGGATGGCTTGGAAGTGAAGATATTGGTTTCATCCAGTATCATGTGAGGAGAACGAGCGTCACTTTACTAGTTCATTCAACTTTGCCACTTGGTAAGTCACTTAGCTAGCAGCTAACTAGCTGCCAGGGGCCTAGTGAAAAATAGCTATTGACATGCAATACCCACATTGATCACTGTCCTGTCAAGTGATCATTCATACTAACTGATtgcattgttgttgttttttactatAGTATAGCTAGTCTCTTTTATCTGTGATAATTCTGCCTAGCTAGTAGCTAGCCACATCATTCAAAAGTCAAGTTTATAGACATTTGAGCAAACTTTCTGTTCCGTATCCAACAGGGTACTACTTGGGAATGTGCATAGCTGCCCCAGAAAAGTATCTGGCCTATGTTCACTTAATAAGTGATGGCTGGAGGGCTTTCTTCACATTGTCACTGGCTCTTCAGCTCTTTAGCTGGGTGCTCGTCATCTACTGGTCTCGGCACAAATGGGGAAATCATCCAATATCGCAGAACCTTAAAGCCCATGCATTGCCCCAGTCCGGCTGGGGGGCAGTTGCCTCCTCTGTCAACACAGAATTTCGCCGCATTGACAAGTTTGCTACGGGTGCCCCTGGTGCAAGGGTTCTCATCACTGACACCTGGATCATGAAGGTCACTACCTATTATGTACATATTGCACTGCAGCAAGACACTCACTTGACAGTCACAGACTCAAGGCAACACCAGCTCtcccctgactcagccactcctGTTCAGATCCTGACACTCCGGGTCGCTAGCATCAACCCCAGCGTCAAGCCGTTTGACATAAGGTACAGTAGCTAACACGAGCTATAGGCTAAGCTTGCTGTTGTCTTGTCAGCTCATTTGAGAAGTAAACCGTAAATGCCAACCCCTTTCAAAACCTTAAATAGAACTACCATATTTATTTCCCATTGTAACACCTGTTTAATGCAAATATTGTTTTTCTGATGCATAATGCTGTTGTACTATGTATGTGAAATATTCAGTTCTGAATTATGCACCTGCGTAGGCTCAATTCAACAGAATATGCAGAACTGCGAGAGAAGCTGCATGCACCAATCAGGAACGCTGCCAACGTGGTCATTCACCAGACTATGAGTGACCTCTTCTTGGAAACATTCAAATCCCAGGTGGAAATGAACCAAGTCTACCAGCTGACAAGCGGACAGGTGCCCCCATGTTATATTGTCTATGGGTGAACCATTTAATGTATTCAacattaaaggtagactcagcgatatgaTGCAGAAAGTAAACGACACAGCGTGAAGTGAACCTGTGCACATACTGTgtgtggtagcctagtggttagagcgctgggccagttaCCGAAATGTTGCTAGATcgtatccccgagctgacatggtaaacatctgttgttctgctcttgagcaaggcagttaacccactgttccttgggcgtcgaagacgtggatgtcgattaaggcagacccccacacctctctgattcagaggggttgggttaaatgtggaagacacatttcagttgaaggcattgttgtacaactgacttggTATCCCCCTTTGACTGTGAGCGCAAAGCGCTCACCTCAATCTCTAGTGTTGCTCGTGACAACATAAttttgctgagtctacctttaaattAATTCTCCCAACATGCTTGATAAATGGTCATGAAAAAATGTGTTCTGCTCAGTGTAGTAGAAACTAGAAATATCATGCCCAATATTTCTCTGCCTCTGTTCTTAGGAGCTGGAGTCCTGCATTGGTTGCATGCAGGTGCCCGCCAACACCAAACTGTTACGGCTATGCCaggaggagggtgaaggagagtgCCAGCAGTGCTACTGTAGACCCATGTGGTGTCTCACCTGTATGGGCAAATGGTTTGCCAGCCGCCAGGACCAGCAGAAACCTGAGACCTGGTTGGGCAACAGAGTGCCTTGCCCCACTTGTAGGGCCAAGTTCTGCATCCTGGATGTCTGCGTTGTCCCCTGATCACTCAATACAGTTTTCCTCTCAGTCAATTCTAAAGATATGCATAGGAATCTGCTGGTGGTTTGGTGCATCAGATAGCCCTTGTGATTACTTTTCTAATTGTGCCTTGTCTCTATTGCATCATTAGTGCCATTACTCTGCTATGGGAAACCTTGGCATATTCTAGTTTTTTTCTAACTTTGCTCTTCAtgattttgatttgatcaaaTATTTTTCCCTGCACAATATGGCTACAACATGAACTTTAAAGCTGGGTAGATTGCTAAGTAGAGGTTAAATTTAGTCTCAGCAAAATGATGTTTCCATGAGCAGCACCGAAGATATTGCGATGAGCGAGATGCAAGACTCGCACAGTATCTGTGCATGTGCACGTGTTCGTGTCACACTGTTAGAGTGGTATGTACGAACCAAAACAGCTGAGAAGTTTAGCCTCGTGAGTCAATGCTCGTAGTTGTTGTGGAAATCaacccactatgctgtttactttgtGCACCTACGTCATATCGCTGAGTCACTTATGCCTAAACGTTTGTCTGCCCCTTGAATTACCTTGTGTGGTTTTCAACATCTTCCAGTTGATCGTTCTGATGAGACTCAAATGGGGCAAAATGTAGTAGGCTCTGGACAGTGTGGCACAACATATCTTTACTCTGTTTTACTGTCTCTTTTTCAAGGGTGCTGTAATGGAAACATTTTGTTCATCTCTTTGTTATCACTCTTTCATCGGTCTGTTATGCAATTACGGAACTTTGTCAAGTAAGGCTATGAAAATATAATTGATGAAGTAGTCAGTTGATGACATGGGGAAAACTGATGTGGTACATGGTTTTTAAAATTGCCATATACTTAATTTCACAATTATGTTACCTTTATTAAAATATAGCTACCCTCtaatttgttttgtttgttgctgAATGTCCACTGCTTGATACCACATTTCGATTAGGATTTGTCAACAGAAAATTAACTAACCTGACCTGGGAACAAAAAGGTTAAGAATTGTTGTGTGAGAATTGCCACATAACATGTTTTTAACAATGCCGAGAATGGATGAGGAAATTACTGAACTTCATTGATCAGTGGGCCTAGTGATCCACCATGACGGTCTTGGGCGCCTCTTTGTGGCAATCAACAGTAATGGCGCATTCACTGGGAACTTGGGGACAAATCATGACGTCAGGGATATTCAAGTCAGAAAGACGGAGTACCAGAAAGATGCCGGAGTTTCCGATTTGGATGAACATTCTAAATAATTTTCTCAGTTGTTGCTCGTTTTTTAAAAGTTtctagttgtcttgaacgcactgaagttggAAGTGACAGATTTCAGAgatcccagttgttttgaacgcggcaacATGAGGTTTTTTTTATCAACGAAATGTATAAGTAGAACATGTGTTAGCGCCGCGTTTAAAACAATTTTGAACTCGGAAATGTCCGACTTAAGTGCGTTCAAGAGAACTGGGAGCTCGATAAAAAAACGAGCTCAAACTGGGGAAATTATTTTTAACCAAGAGAATGATATAGAGCCCTCTAGCGGACTAAATGCTGTTatcagcatgggcagcgccattgggGCTTCCACAATTTTAATGTAGTCAACAGGGCGAGACGtccaacttcattggctgatctTTCCTGGTGACCCTGCTGGAGTCATGTCCAAtcgggtcatcaggagggatcagccaatcgtACAGGACACTTGTTTCTACTCattggcgctgcccatgctgtccCAGATGCAAAGATGATTCCGCATTCACGTGGTAGTCGGATCTAGAAAACTGAAATGTATCTAATTACCAATTAAGTGTGAGTTTCATGTCGAAAACTTTGCCATTTCTGTAGACCTCTTAACTTTCTGACCAGAAGGTCATTGACATGATTTGACCCCATTTTTTCAGaggtcccagttgtcttgaatgcgTCAAGACAGTTGGGCCAATGCGGTTTCTGCATTATGATGTATTAACGACACTTCAACATTCTAGCCATGTTATGCCGCGACATTTCCGACTTGCTGATTTGTTGAACGCAGAACGTATAAAACTACTACCAGTTAAAAATTTGGAAATGTCGGAGTTTCCTAGTATAGCACATTGACGTGGCGTTAGCTGCACATTTTAACAACATGgggaatatttaaaaaaatgctaTAAAACGGATTGTCTAGAATGAGCATTATGACGCatttacatgacactacaacattctatggcagccatgttagttcACCATTACACGAGGAACATTTAAACAATGCTATGTAACAGAATGTATACGGCGCCTCTTTGTATGTTTGTATAATATTCTAAAAGTTTGCCTAGCTCCCTAAATTATATGCCTCTATAACTAAACCACCACTGTTCCATCTGTGGTTTTGTAAACAAGTGCGTCAAATCCCTCCCCTTCTGTCACGTGACAACAACGGGCATGTTCGTTTGTACATGACACGGTGCCCCGGAACAGCAGAGGTTGTGAAATTAGACAATTCCATTGGTCCTTAACCGATATCTCTACACTCCTTGGGCACCGGGCCATGCGAAATGAATTCTTCAATTGTTGACTGACGTCAGGGAAGCGCCATTCCTTAGCTTTGGCGCGTTCACATCAAAATCAAAAGAGCTCTCTCTGCTTTAAGGGAAGTAGCTACAAGCCCTTCGTTCCTCTGTAAGTTTAGAAAAAAATGTCTTTTCGCCACAAATCCAGACGCACCAATGCTGAATATAACGGAGATGAAAATAGGTGAGTTGTCATGAGTTTGTAAGTAATTTAGcgacaaaaatatatttaaaaatctATTTTCGCTTTCTCTCGCGCCATTCTCCCGCGAAATCCGGAATTGTTGCTGGTctggttagctagctggctaattgtTTCTAGGTACGCTTTTCCAGCTAATGTATGTTTCATATCGTGTTATAAGTATGTGAGCATTTATTGCATTGCTGGCTTATGCATTCTTGACTAGTTTTGCTACCAACAGTAACGTAGCGTTTGCTAGATACCTAACCTTTATTTTGATcaggtgttagctagctaagtttaCTGCTGGATAGCTAATCAGCTAACAATAGCTTGCTAACTTGCCGTAACTAGTTACAGTAGCTAAATAGAAAGTGCAAATAATTTGTTTatctaactaacgttagctagccagccaacttTATAACAACCAATTTCCcttaaaatgtagctagctaaaatgcaacagctaactagctactaacgttagcttgcttgctagctagctatagtaACGTTGGTTGACTAACAAAACATTTCGCGCTCATGCATCCTATGGCGCCGAAGCAGCTATTGTACTGTGCTTGAAATATCTCATAGTCAACTAGTGTACCTACTAGTGTCTCCACTGAGTCTGTAGTGATTGACAATAATCAACTAAATCAAAGGGAGCAAGGCATTTTTAGTACTGTTTTAATGTTAAGTTATTCGGAAAAATGATCCTGACAATGGCATGATCTTTCAGTCTTGTTGATCCATATATCATTGTTTCTAGGAATAGGGGCCCTTCAAGGTGGTCCAACTGCCGGAAACGGGGAGCTGATGGCAGTATGAGATCAAATGGGGACTTGGACTCAACCGGTACCAGTGATCTGAAGATGAATGCTAACCATAGACCTGTTAGGTAAGATAAGATTCAGACTGCTCACTTGGGAGTAATCAAACCAATATTTTAGGTAGATTTTCTGTTGAGCCCCCAaatttccctacatagtgcactactttgaccagagccctatggtttctttatagtgcactttatagggacaAGCAATTTGGGATGTAGACCTTGACAACCATAAATTAAGTAGACTGTCCTGTGACACGTAAATGAGGGAAGTGCGTTTGAGAACAATGGCTAGGTTGACATGGTTGCTAAATGCAAATGTGCCCCATGTATGTCACCCTGAATAATGCTGTTAAAAACAAACAATTAAAATGTATGGTGTTTAATGTTTTTTTCACACCATCAGCCATCTCCAACTTAAGGTGTTTTGAGACATCTTCTGGAGAGAAATCTCATAATAACTGAACTGTACATTTCATTGCTCTTTCAGTTTTACCACTCCTGAAAGTGAAGGTCCAGTTCCTAGATGCGCAGATTGGGGGAGTGAAGTGGAGACTGACGAAAGGCGCTCAAGTGTCCGTCGGGATATGCAACGGTCAGCAGTCACTGAGTTTCCCCTTTTAGTTAAATATGCTTGTAAAAGCTTTCAATTGATTATGGTATTGTTTCTTTTAGTTACAGGCGAAGGATACTAACATCAGATTTTGGTCCAAGGGAACGAAAGAACTCTTCTGGGAGGTATGTTTGAAAATTAATGTCTCATACTGTGTTTTGCATgagagcctggtcccagatttttgtgctcttgccaactccattgcTCACTCATTGTCAAGACAAACAAACAATGTGCgtgacaaggagttggcatgatagcacaaacagactggcactcagggtACATCCATTCTTTGCATTTCATTCATTAATCTGTTTCCTGTCTTCAGCTCAGAGTCCAGAGACTCTCCTGTCCCCGGTGAGGTCATGGAGGAGGACGAGGAAGTCCtgatgaggaggcagaaacagATCACCTACGGGAAGAACACACTCGCCTATGACCGATACATCAAGGAAGTACCCAAGTGAGTAAAATAGTGTTGGTTTTCATTCAGCTACCACCCTAATAGATCAAAGTTAATATTAACCCATTTGTTTTCCATTGTTTTGCCAGGCATTTGCGGCAGCCGGGAGTTCATCCTAAGACTCCCAACAAGTTTAAGAAGTACAGCCGGCGCTCATGGGACCAGCAGATTAAGCTGTGGAAGGTGAAGATTCACGCGTGGGATCCCCCAGCCCTGGAAGGCAGTGAGCTGCAGGCCATGTAAGCCCCTCAAATATCCTGCCATTGAACTTTATACTCCCTTTGATATAGTAATTGTAAGCACAAGTTGTTCTCCTGCAA
Above is a genomic segment from Oncorhynchus gorbuscha isolate QuinsamMale2020 ecotype Even-year linkage group LG23, OgorEven_v1.0, whole genome shotgun sequence containing:
- the tmem129 gene encoding E3 ubiquitin-protein ligase TM129 isoform X2, yielding MLSFFGWLGSEDIGFIQYHVRRTSVTLLVHSTLPLGYYLGMCIAAPEKYLAYVHLISDGWRAFFTLSLALQLFSWVLVIYWSRHKWGNHPISQNLKAHALPQSGWGAVASSVNTEFRRIDKFATGAPGARVLITDTWIMKVTTYYVHIALQQDTHLTVTDSRQHQLSPDSATPVQILTLRVASINPSVKPFDIRLNSTEYAELREKLHAPIRNAANVVIHQTMSDLFLETFKSQVEMNQVYQLTSGQELESCIGCMQVPANTKLLRLCQEEGEGECQQCYCRPMWCLTCMGKWFASRQDQQKPETWLGNRVPCPTCRAKFCILDVCVVP
- the tmem129 gene encoding E3 ubiquitin-protein ligase TM129 isoform X1; its protein translation is MDRPEVTFSLAYIVLAFCFVFTPNEFRSAGFTVQNLFSGWLGSEDIGFIQYHVRRTSVTLLVHSTLPLGYYLGMCIAAPEKYLAYVHLISDGWRAFFTLSLALQLFSWVLVIYWSRHKWGNHPISQNLKAHALPQSGWGAVASSVNTEFRRIDKFATGAPGARVLITDTWIMKVTTYYVHIALQQDTHLTVTDSRQHQLSPDSATPVQILTLRVASINPSVKPFDIRLNSTEYAELREKLHAPIRNAANVVIHQTMSDLFLETFKSQVEMNQVYQLTSGQELESCIGCMQVPANTKLLRLCQEEGEGECQQCYCRPMWCLTCMGKWFASRQDQQKPETWLGNRVPCPTCRAKFCILDVCVVP
- the LOC124010785 gene encoding histone RNA hairpin-binding protein isoform X1: MSFRHKSRRTNAEYNGDENRNRGPSRWSNCRKRGADGSMRSNGDLDSTGTSDLKMNANHRPVSFTTPESEGPVPRCADWGSEVETDERRSSVRRDMQRYRRRILTSDFGPRERKNSSGSSESRDSPVPGEVMEEDEEVLMRRQKQITYGKNTLAYDRYIKEVPKHLRQPGVHPKTPNKFKKYSRRSWDQQIKLWKVKIHAWDPPALEGSELQAIEEVDLDDVMDIELDFPELDSDSSAQPLKVSNASSSQPDSCQGTPSKMMKIDASVDLDMA
- the LOC124010785 gene encoding histone RNA hairpin-binding protein isoform X2, with translation MSFRHKSRRTNAEYNGDENRNRGPSRWSNCRKRGADGSMRSNGDLDSTGTSDLKMNANHRPVSFTTPESEGPVPRCADWGSEVETDERRSSVRRDMQRRRILTSDFGPRERKNSSGSSESRDSPVPGEVMEEDEEVLMRRQKQITYGKNTLAYDRYIKEVPKHLRQPGVHPKTPNKFKKYSRRSWDQQIKLWKVKIHAWDPPALEGSELQAIEEVDLDDVMDIELDFPELDSDSSAQPLKVSNASSSQPDSCQGTPSKMMKIDASVDLDMA